TTTTTACAGGACACCTGCGGGATGGGGGTGATATCTGAAATATCCGGCGCCTTCTTTGCGAGCCGTACAGCATACTCACCGTCATCACTGCCGACAACAAGTGCTGCCCGCATCGTGCCATGTACACGGGTTTTTATGGTAAGGGCACGGGTATCCACACCCGTAAGGCCGTAAAGTCCCTGTTCTTCAAAAAATGTCCGGATTGAGGGTAAGGCGGCTGGTTTTTCACAAATCTCCTTTGTGACACACCCAAGGGCGCAGACTTTTGGGTTCTGGAAGTTCTGCAGGTCAACCCCATAGTTCCCGATGAGCGGGAATGTAAACATCAGGATCTGGCCGAAATAACTTGGATCGGTGAGCGATTCCATATAGCCGGTCATCTGGGTATTGAACACCAGTTCGCCGGCGACTTCACCTTCGACTCCAAATCCCTCCCCGACAACAGACTGACCATCCTCAAGACCCAGAACCGCCTTCATGATTTCCATATGTAGTGTGCCCGAATAGTTATTAACGATAGTGTCGGTGCATTAACCTTTTGACCGTCGTTGATCGAATCGATAATTTTTCTTATGTTGGACAATGGAATATTATTGCAGGAATAAAAATTCCTTAATTATCTCCCTGGTTTTGCCATTGGTTTTATTCAATCGGGTTCCCATGAACGAGGCATATGAATAAAAAGATGAAGGGTTGATATTCACATGCCTTATCTTAAAAAAATTGATTAAAAGGTGAAGTTCATGGGAACAATAGGACGCAAGATTGTTGATACCAATGTCGCGGAACTTGTCAAAATTCTCAACAAGGCATTCAGTGACGAATGGCTCGCTTATTACCAGTACTGGATTGGTTCCAAAATCGTGAAAGGCCCGAACAAGGAGGCAGTAATTGCCGAGCTCACCCTGCATGCAACGGAAGAACTGGCGCATGCCACCCTGCTTACGACAAGGATCATCCAGCTTGGCGGAACACCGGTAACAAAACCTCAGGAATGGTACAAACTTACCAATTGCGGGTATGATGCCCCCGATGACCCGTATGTGATCAAGGTGCTCGAACAGAACATCAAAGGGGAGCAGTGCGCCATCAGGACATATAACGCCCTGTTAAAAAAGACCAAAGACAAGGACCCGGTCACTTATAACATCGTCCTTACAATCCTGCAGCAGGAAGTCGAACACGAGGAAGACCTCCAGGCACTGCTTGAGGATATCGAAGTGATGATGCGGGAAAGGTGAACGCTTTTTTCCTGTCATAATCCAGAAGGACGGGAAACTTATTACCCGATTTAAAGTGCCCGATGACCGGGGAACCTGAGGTTTGAAATTTCCTTTCTTATTTGTGTTCATGGATCCCTCATCCTGCAACTCCTGTTCCGATGAAATGTGACAGGTATCACCGGGTTGCCATAAACCCTCTATCCCCATTTTTAAATACTATTCATCTCAATCTTCTGCCATTGACAAGAATGTGAGATGTATCATGAGCGTCGAACATGTGAGCGGCAGGAAGGCCGGTAACCTGATGCTCTATGCCTTAAGCACCTGCCAGTGGTGCAACAAGACAAAAGAGCTTCTCAGGGACCTTGGTGTTGAATTTGATTTTGTCTATGTGGACCTGCTCGATGAAAAGGAACAGGACCGGGCACTTTCAGAAATGGAACGATGGAACCCGAAGGGATCATTTCCGACGCTTGTAATTGATAACGCAAGATGTATTATCGGGTACCAGGAGAGTCAGATCAGGGAGGAATTTGGAAAATGACGCTCCCTCTTAACCCTGATTCACTTGTCGATGCAACATATACTGCTTTAAAAAAAGAGGCGGAAGACGGGGGGTACCGGTTGAACCCGGATATGGATTTTACAAAAAACCTTGTCGGGGGGCTGCTTAAAAATGAACAGCGGTACGGTTACCGGGCCTGCCCCTGCCGCCTTGCCACCGGTAAAAAAGAGGAGGATCTTGATATCATCTGCCCCTGTGATTACCGGGACCCCGACCTCGGTGATTATGGCGCCTGCTATTGTGCATTATACGTGAGCGACGCAATAGAAAAAGGCACACAGAAACTCGCACCGGTTCCAGAGCGCCGCCCCTCGCGCATAGATCGGAAAAAACCGAAGTCACCTAAAACTGCCGCGACAGCCCTGATACCGGCACTGCCGTTTCCTGTCTGGCGGTGTAAGGTATGCGGCTATCTCTGTGCCAGAGAACAACCCCCGGGGATCTGCCCGATATGCAAGGTACCAAAGGACAGGTTCGAACGTTTTATCTGAATAACCCTATTATTTTCTTTACCCAAAAATTATTGCAGAATTCCCAACCCTCAAATACCGTCTGCGCCAACCTAGGAGGTATGTCAGATACAGTCCATATAGAAATTGCCGGCTTTGAAAATGCCGACTGCTCCCCGTTTCCCTGCAACGAAGAGCGCACCTGCAGGCTCGTTGAGTGCTATCCTACCGGGAAACTGACTGTAGCATTCGATGCTCTCAAAAAGGTGCTTATGGATGAGTACGGAAACAAAATATCCATACAACTCACCCTGCTTGACAAGGGTACACCCCCCCAACTGCAGTCAATCATCGAAACCCACCACCCGGCGCTCCCCATGGTTATCATCAACGGCAGGGTGACACCCATCGGCAGGATTGCGCTGGAACGAATAAAAAAAGAGATTGAAAAAGTCCTGTGATTTTATACAATTTTTGATAGCGCACCGCTCTCAAGATCATAGTAGAGCCCGTGGACAGAGATCTCTTTTTTTATCAGAACCTCCCTGACCAGCGGGTACGTTTTCAGATGCTCGATCTGGAGCCGGACATTCTCCTGCTCGATCATCCGTAATCGTTCTTTCTGCTCAGCCGCTGTTGAAGGTTTTTTAATCTTTGTGTCAACCCGTTTCTTTGCTTCAGCAGCGTTGTTCAGCCAGTTGGGGATGTAAACATCCTCCAGCTCCTTGTCAAGGGCCTTGATTGCGCCGCAGTCCGAGTGCCCGCAGATGACGATGTGCTGCACTTTCAGGTGCCTGATCCCGTATTCAAGGACCGTTGCAAGGTTCCAGTCGTTTGCCGGTGCCATATTCCCGATATTCCGGTGCATGAATAACGTACCGGGCATCGTATTGGTGATGTGCCCGGTCTGGATTCTTGAGTCCGAGCACCCAATCCAGAGAACCGGTGGTTGCTGTCCTTTCACAAGCTCCGAATAACGTTCATGGTTCTGTTTGAATGCAGTTTCCCTGAATTTTGCATTTCCAGATAACAAATGGTCGATCATGGTATCTTCTGTCCTTTGAGTATGTATCAATGCGATGACAGGACCATTGCCTGTCCTGTAATTCCGGGTGGGAATGCAGGATCAATGAACCTTTCGGAATAATCCCGCACCATATCAGGTTAAAGGATATGCCAACCCGGCCTTCTGGCCATTAGGTTCTCTTTTTTATCAATCCCGCACGCCCATCTGCCGTGCAATCCTGTCAGCGAGGTGCTTCCCGTGAGAACCGTCCCAGTACAGTTTATTGCAGTGCGGGCAATAGAAAAAAGTAAAGATCTGGTTGTCTTTTGGAGCATAGTCAGCTCCTGCAATCTCGTCACAGGAAGCCTCCCGTAATTCCGTGTTGCAGAGGGAACACCGGGTCATCCGTACTTCCGGTTCGATGAAGGCACCATCCCGGAGCTGGGTCACCTGCCGGATCACATCATCGGAAGTTATAAGGACTCCTGCCGGCCCGGCACGGGTTGCCAGTTCGCGGTCCCGGGTAAGCAGAAGACGCCGCTGGTCATGTGCAATCCGCAAAAGGAGGGTGTCTTCCGATGAATTTCCCTCTGACAGGCTGTTTGCACTGATGGTATCATATCCCATGAGCCGGAGATACCGGCACAGGGTGCCGAGCATCCGGTCTGCGACAAATCGCGTCCTGCCTTCCTGTTTATGTGACATGTGTTACGATCTCAATGGTTTCCCCGCAGTTCCTGCACTGGTGCCCGTCGAGTTCCCGGATACTGCCTGAAAATCCCTGCCGCTCGATAAGGGTAGCCCCGCAGGACGGGCAATATGTATTTTCGTACGGGCTGCTGAAGACATTGCCGAGATATGGGAAGCGCAAACCCAGCGCCTTTGCCTTGTTGTAGATTTTTTCAAGCGTCGCAACAGGTGTTGCCCCGCGATCGGTCATCTTGTAGTCCGGGTGGAATGCGGAGAAATGCATCGGTGTCGCCGGGCCGAGGTGATCGATCACCCAGGCGATGAGCGCAGACTGCTCCTCCATGCTATCGTTCAAACCCGGGATGACAAGCGTCACGGTCTCGACATGCATGCCAAGTTCCCTTGCAAGCGCAGCCGAATCAAGCACCGGCTGGAGCCGGGCGCCGCAGACTTTACGATAGAAATCATCGGAAAATGCCTTGATGTCCACCCGGAACGCGCAGAGCATAGGGGCGAGCTCCCGCATCGCCTCTTCGGTGATATACCCGTTTGTCACATAAACCGTTCCCAGCCCTTTTGCCCGGGCAAGCGTGCCCATGTCAAGGGTATACTCGTACCAGATTGTCGGCTCATTATAAGTCCATGATATGCTTGCGCTCCTGCTTCCGACAGCCCGCGCAACCCCTTCTTCCGGAGGAAGTGCCCGCAGCATTTCCGTATCGGGTTCCGCCCGCGATATGTGCCAGTTCTGACAATGCCGGCAATGGAAGTTGCAGCCGATGCTCCCCAGCGAATATGACCGGGTACCGGGAAGAAAATGGAAGAGCGGTTTTTTTTCAATCGGGTCGATTGCCTCGGCGCTGATCTTTGCATATGTGGAGGCATAGAGCGTCCCCTTCCGGTTGATCCGGACCCCGCAGATGCCATGCCCGCCTTCTTTTATCGTACAGCGATGGCTGCAGAGCGAGCACGATACCGTATCGTTTTCCTGTTTCTGGTACCGGAGCGCTTCATGC
Above is a genomic segment from Methanoregula sp. containing:
- a CDS encoding carbonic anhydrase; translated protein: MIDHLLSGNAKFRETAFKQNHERYSELVKGQQPPVLWIGCSDSRIQTGHITNTMPGTLFMHRNIGNMAPANDWNLATVLEYGIRHLKVQHIVICGHSDCGAIKALDKELEDVYIPNWLNNAAEAKKRVDTKIKKPSTAAEQKERLRMIEQENVRLQIEHLKTYPLVREVLIKKEISVHGLYYDLESGALSKIV
- a CDS encoding ferredoxin:glutaredoxin reductase → MTLPLNPDSLVDATYTALKKEAEDGGYRLNPDMDFTKNLVGGLLKNEQRYGYRACPCRLATGKKEEDLDIICPCDYRDPDLGDYGACYCALYVSDAIEKGTQKLAPVPERRPSRIDRKKPKSPKTAATALIPALPFPVWRCKVCGYLCAREQPPGICPICKVPKDRFERFI
- a CDS encoding glutaredoxin family protein, translating into MSVEHVSGRKAGNLMLYALSTCQWCNKTKELLRDLGVEFDFVYVDLLDEKEQDRALSEMERWNPKGSFPTLVIDNARCIIGYQESQIREEFGK
- a CDS encoding ferritin-like domain-containing protein, with product MGTIGRKIVDTNVAELVKILNKAFSDEWLAYYQYWIGSKIVKGPNKEAVIAELTLHATEELAHATLLTTRIIQLGGTPVTKPQEWYKLTNCGYDAPDDPYVIKVLEQNIKGEQCAIRTYNALLKKTKDKDPVTYNIVLTILQQEVEHEEDLQALLEDIEVMMRER
- the amrS gene encoding AmmeMemoRadiSam system radical SAM enzyme — its product is MHEALRYQKQENDTVSCSLCSHRCTIKEGGHGICGVRINRKGTLYASTYAKISAEAIDPIEKKPLFHFLPGTRSYSLGSIGCNFHCRHCQNWHISRAEPDTEMLRALPPEEGVARAVGSRSASISWTYNEPTIWYEYTLDMGTLARAKGLGTVYVTNGYITEEAMRELAPMLCAFRVDIKAFSDDFYRKVCGARLQPVLDSAALARELGMHVETVTLVIPGLNDSMEEQSALIAWVIDHLGPATPMHFSAFHPDYKMTDRGATPVATLEKIYNKAKALGLRFPYLGNVFSSPYENTYCPSCGATLIERQGFSGSIRELDGHQCRNCGETIEIVTHVT